The following are from one region of the Dreissena polymorpha isolate Duluth1 chromosome 2, UMN_Dpol_1.0, whole genome shotgun sequence genome:
- the LOC127870097 gene encoding uncharacterized protein LOC127870097, whose protein sequence is MDMDLILERLGVEEGVIRRFRQEKITPDIISLMSLYDFNCLGVNDKTTIMKLRVECVCYRSNPWAHNNDSTRCRNIRFEISSIMIETLFEAGYSVKDTSIALGVSESTLFRKMGQFGLSKLAFTEIDEEELNIVVATTITEFPRCGEEMLRKVLLQKGIKVQRFRLRQCLKHLDEDGIRARKRRRLRRRIYNVSAPNCLWHIDSNHKLIRWHFVIIGGIDGFSRLVTYLRCTDNNKAETVLHCFRDGVSKFGVPDRVRSDQGRENMKVADFMINARGTGRGSMLTGKSTHNQRIERLWRDVYDGVLSYFYDLFYFLEDNGRLDILNEIDLFALHYVFISKINERLNTWQGAWNHHRIRTVNSTPMRLYTAGMMDNPSAHVDDILPNTRTESSSDEDMESLDNRPVLSSLQISVEENRMRRLHELCPQNWRSNNHGIDIFLTAKQILSE, encoded by the exons ATGGATATGGATTTGATACTTGAGCGACTTGGAGTGGAAGAAGGAGTGATACGGCGCTTCAGACAGGAGAAGATAACACCGGACATCATATCACTTATGTCACTGTACGACTTTAATTGCTTGggtgtaaatgacaaaacaactatcatgaaattgcgtgttgaatgtgtttgttaccGGAGTAATCCGTGGGCACATAATAATGATAGTACACGGTGTCGGAATATACGTTTTGAAATTTCAAGTATCATGATTGAAACATTGTTCGAAGCCGGATATTCAGTGAAGGACACTAGTATTGCACTTGGGGTTTCTGAAAGTACCTTATTCCGGAAGATGGGTCAATTTGGCTTGTCAAAGCTCGCATTTACAGAAATTGATGAAGAAGAACTAAACATTGTTGTTGCCACGACCATCACTGAATTTCCTAGGTGTGGAGAAGAAATGCTGCGAAAAGTTTTACTTCAAAAAGGAATTAAG GTTCAACGTTTCAGGCTTCGTCAGTGTCTGAAACACCTAGACGAAGATGGAATTCGTGCACGAAAAAGAAGGCGATTACGACGTCGCATTTACAACGTTTCAGCTCCAAATTGTTTATGGCACATTGACAGCAACCATAAATTAATTCGATGGCATTTTGTTATAATAGGCGGCATTGATGGTTTCAGTCGTTTAGTTACATATCTTAGATGCACGGACAACAACAAAGCGGAGACGGTTTTGCATTGCTTCAGAGATGGTGTTTCGAAATTTGGAGTTCCTGACCGGGTCAGATCAGATCAAGGCCGTGAAAATATGAAGGTTGCCGACTTCATGATAAATGCTCGCGGGACAGGACGTGGAAGTATGCTCACTGGTAAAAGTACACACAATCAACGTATTGAACGATTGTGGAGGGACGTGTATGACGGAGTCTTGAGTTATTTTTATGACTTATTTTACTTTTTAGAAGACAATGGCCGGcttgacattttaaatgaaatagacttgtTTGCACTTCAttacgtatttatttcaaagataaatGAAAGGTTAAACACCTGGCAAGGTGCATGGAATCACCATCGAATACGAACAGTGAACTCAACACCAATGCGGCTTTACACGGCCGGTATGATGGACAACCCATCAGCACATGTTGATGATATTCTTCCAAACACTCGTACAGAATCTTCGTCTGATGAGGATATGGAGTCCCTGGACAACAGGCCAGTATTATCATCTCTTCAAATAAGTGTTGAAGAAAACCGGATGCGACGGCTCCACGAGCTATGTCCTCAAAACTGGAGGTCAAACAATCACGGCATAGACATCTTTTTGACAGCTAAACAGATATTAAGTGAATGA